Proteins from a genomic interval of Streptomyces fodineus:
- a CDS encoding acyl-CoA synthetase has translation MEYNLADLFESVVDVVPGREALVYVDHPGTGEDRRLTYAELDAAANRVAHHLIDTGIRPGEHLGLHLYNGVEYLQTVLACLKARIVPVNVNYRYVEEELVYLYRDADLVALVFDTEFADRVAAALPRTPKLRHLLRVGPEAAGVPGAVPFADAEASGSPGRGFPERSGDDQFIIYTGGTTGMPKGVMWRQEDLFFAGLGGGAPTGEPVKTPEELAERVAAGGFGLTFFPTPPLMHGTSTLTAFIGFNFGQRVVVHRKFVPEEVLRTVEKEKVTSMSLVGDAMLRPLIDALSGPLKGTDCSALFSVSSSGAIMSETVRRQFRELVPNALLLNNFGSSESGFNGTATEDSGPERGFRLKVNSRTRVVDPATHEPVAVGEIGRVAQCGHVPLGYYNDARKTAETFFEKDGQRWVLLGDMATVDEDGVVTVLGRGSQCINTGGEKVYPEEVEQALKAHPDVYDALVAGVPDTTWGNHVAAVVQLREGAAHPSLAEIQSHCRTRLAGYKIPRQLVIADAIRRSPSGKADYRWAREVAVAADQP, from the coding sequence GTGGAGTACAACCTTGCCGACCTGTTCGAGTCGGTCGTCGACGTGGTCCCGGGCCGCGAGGCGCTCGTGTACGTCGACCATCCCGGCACCGGCGAGGATCGCCGCCTGACCTACGCGGAGCTGGACGCGGCCGCCAACCGTGTCGCCCACCACCTCATCGACACCGGGATACGCCCCGGAGAACACCTCGGCCTTCACCTGTACAACGGCGTGGAGTACCTGCAGACGGTGCTGGCCTGCCTGAAGGCGCGGATCGTCCCGGTGAACGTCAACTACCGCTATGTCGAAGAGGAGTTGGTGTACCTCTACCGGGACGCCGATCTGGTCGCGCTGGTCTTCGACACCGAGTTCGCCGACCGGGTCGCGGCGGCGCTGCCCCGCACGCCGAAGCTACGGCATCTGCTGCGGGTGGGCCCGGAGGCGGCCGGGGTGCCCGGGGCGGTGCCGTTCGCCGACGCGGAGGCCTCCGGTTCGCCCGGGCGGGGCTTTCCGGAACGCTCCGGGGACGACCAGTTCATCATCTACACCGGCGGCACGACCGGCATGCCCAAGGGGGTGATGTGGCGCCAGGAGGACCTGTTCTTCGCGGGGCTGGGCGGCGGCGCGCCGACCGGCGAGCCGGTGAAGACGCCGGAGGAGCTGGCCGAGCGGGTCGCCGCCGGGGGCTTTGGCCTCACCTTCTTCCCCACTCCCCCGCTGATGCACGGCACCTCCACCCTGACGGCGTTCATCGGCTTCAACTTCGGCCAACGCGTCGTGGTGCACCGCAAGTTCGTGCCGGAGGAGGTGCTGCGGACCGTCGAGAAGGAGAAGGTCACCAGCATGTCGCTGGTCGGGGACGCGATGCTCCGGCCGCTGATCGACGCGCTGAGCGGCCCGCTCAAGGGCACCGACTGCTCGGCCCTGTTCAGCGTGTCCTCGTCGGGCGCGATCATGTCGGAGACGGTGCGCCGGCAGTTCCGGGAGCTGGTCCCGAACGCCCTGCTGCTCAACAACTTCGGCTCCTCGGAGTCCGGCTTCAACGGTACGGCGACGGAGGACTCGGGACCCGAGCGCGGCTTCCGCCTCAAGGTCAACTCCCGTACCCGCGTGGTGGATCCGGCGACGCACGAGCCGGTCGCCGTGGGCGAGATCGGCCGGGTCGCCCAGTGCGGTCACGTCCCGCTCGGCTACTACAACGACGCGCGGAAAACCGCCGAGACGTTCTTCGAGAAGGACGGGCAGCGCTGGGTCCTGCTCGGCGACATGGCGACGGTCGACGAGGACGGCGTCGTCACGGTGCTCGGCCGGGGCTCGCAGTGCATCAACACCGGAGGCGAGAAGGTCTATCCGGAGGAGGTCGAGCAGGCGCTCAAGGCGCATCCGGACGTGTACGACGCGCTGGTCGCCGGGGTCCCGGACACCACCTGGGGCAACCATGTGGCGGCCGTGGTGCAGCTGCGCGAGGGAGCGGCGCACCCCTCGCTGGCCGAGATCCAGAGTCACTGCCGCACCCGGCTGGCCGGCTACAAGATCCCCCGCCAGCTGGTGATCGCGGACGCCATCCGGCGGTCCCCGAGCGGCAAGGCCGACTACCGGTGGGCCCGGGAGGTGGCGGTGGCGGCCGACCAGCCGTAG
- a CDS encoding crotonase/enoyl-CoA hydratase family protein translates to MGGTEHLTVRREGATLVLTLNRPDARNALSLPMLVGLYDGWLEADAEDDIRSIVLTGEGGSFCAGMDLKALAGNGMQGEHYRDRLKADPDLHWKAMLRHHRPRKPVIAAVEGYCVAGGTEILQGTDIRVAGESATFGLFEVRRGLFPIGGSTVRLQRQIPRTHALEMLLTGRPYSAREAADIGLIGHVVPDGTALDKALRIAEQINACGPLAVEAVKASVYETAEMTESDALAAELARGWPIFDTADAEEGARAFAGKRPPVYKRA, encoded by the coding sequence ATGGGCGGGACGGAACACCTCACCGTGCGGCGCGAGGGCGCCACACTGGTGCTTACACTCAACCGGCCCGACGCCAGGAACGCGCTCTCGCTTCCGATGCTCGTCGGCCTGTACGACGGCTGGCTGGAGGCCGACGCCGAGGACGACATCCGCTCGATCGTGCTCACCGGGGAAGGCGGCTCCTTCTGCGCCGGAATGGACCTGAAGGCGCTGGCCGGGAACGGCATGCAGGGCGAGCACTACCGCGACCGGCTCAAGGCCGACCCCGACCTGCACTGGAAGGCGATGCTGCGCCACCACCGCCCCCGCAAACCGGTCATCGCCGCCGTCGAGGGGTACTGCGTGGCGGGCGGCACCGAGATCCTCCAGGGCACCGACATCCGGGTCGCGGGCGAGTCCGCGACCTTCGGCCTGTTCGAGGTCAGACGCGGACTGTTCCCGATCGGCGGCTCCACCGTCCGGCTGCAACGCCAGATCCCGCGCACCCACGCCCTGGAGATGCTGCTCACCGGACGGCCGTACAGCGCCCGGGAGGCCGCGGACATCGGACTGATCGGCCATGTCGTCCCCGACGGCACCGCGCTCGACAAGGCCTTGAGGATCGCCGAGCAGATCAACGCCTGCGGCCCGCTCGCCGTCGAGGCCGTCAAGGCGTCGGTGTACGAGACCGCCGAGATGACGGAGAGCGACGCCCTCGCGGCCGAACTCGCCCGCGGCTGGCCCATCTTCGACACCGCCGACGCCGAGGAAGGCGCCCGCGCCTTCGCGGGGAAACGGCCACCCGTCTACAAGCGTGCCTGA
- a CDS encoding Zn-ribbon domain-containing OB-fold protein, translating into MPEVLQAPLVVEFPFTRSLGPVQSAFLTGLRERVVLGVKTTDGRTLVPPVEYDPVTAEEIRDLVEVAPTGTVTAWAWNHEPRRGQPLGAPFAWVLVRLDGADTALLHALDAPGPDAVRTGMRVRVRWAGERTGAITDIACFEPYDGEPAQPGGHTGEFENPLTGIVAPARLDYTYSPGRAQSAYIHALGEQRTVGERCPSCRKVYVPPRGACPTCGVATAEQVEVGPRGTVTTYCIVNIKAKNLDIEVPYVYAHIALDGAGLALHARIGGIPYDQVRMGLRVEPVWTEGARYPDHYRPTGEPDADYDTYKELL; encoded by the coding sequence ATGCCCGAAGTCCTCCAAGCACCCCTCGTGGTCGAATTCCCCTTCACCCGCTCCCTCGGCCCCGTCCAGAGCGCCTTCCTCACGGGGCTGCGCGAACGCGTCGTCCTCGGGGTGAAGACGACCGACGGACGCACTCTCGTCCCGCCCGTCGAGTACGACCCCGTCACCGCCGAGGAGATCCGCGACCTGGTGGAGGTCGCCCCCACGGGGACGGTCACCGCCTGGGCGTGGAACCACGAGCCCCGCCGTGGCCAGCCCCTCGGCGCCCCCTTCGCCTGGGTCCTGGTCCGGCTCGACGGCGCCGACACCGCCCTGCTGCACGCCCTCGACGCCCCCGGCCCCGACGCCGTCCGCACCGGCATGCGCGTCCGCGTCCGCTGGGCCGGGGAGCGCACCGGCGCCATCACCGACATCGCCTGCTTCGAGCCGTACGACGGAGAGCCCGCCCAACCGGGCGGTCACACGGGCGAGTTCGAGAACCCGCTCACCGGGATCGTCGCCCCGGCCCGCCTCGACTACACCTACTCACCCGGCCGCGCCCAGTCCGCCTACATCCACGCCCTCGGCGAACAGCGGACCGTCGGCGAACGCTGCCCCTCCTGCCGCAAGGTGTACGTCCCGCCGAGGGGTGCGTGCCCCACATGTGGCGTGGCCACAGCGGAACAGGTCGAAGTAGGTCCGCGCGGCACAGTCACCACCTACTGCATCGTCAACATCAAGGCGAAGAACCTGGACATCGAGGTTCCCTACGTCTACGCGCACATCGCCCTCGACGGCGCCGGCCTCGCCCTGCACGCCCGGATCGGCGGCATCCCCTACGACCAGGTGCGCATGGGCCTGCGCGTCGAGCCCGTGTGGACCGAGGGCGCCCGCTACCCCGACCACTACCGGCCCACCGGCGAGCCCGACGCCGACTACGACACCTACAAGGAGCTGCTGTGA
- a CDS encoding thiolase domain-containing protein: MTREIAVVAFAQTDHRRSTEESSEVEMLMPVLHGVLAQSGLRTADIGFTCSGSSDYLAGRAFSFTLALDGVGAWPPISESHVEMDGAWALYEAWTKLLTGDADTALVYSYGKCSPGSVRDVLTRQLDPYYVAPLWPDSVALAALQAQALMDAGHTDEPALAAVGARSRADAEANPHAQLKGPVPHGDYVVRPLRTGDCPPVGDGAAAVILAAGERARRLCARPAWIRGIDHRIEAHGLGVRDLTDSPSTRLAAEKAGAFERPVDTAELHAPFTAQEVILRRALRLGDDVRVNPSGGALAANPVMAAGLIRIGEAAARIHRGESDRALAHATSGPCLQQNLVAVLEGDPR; this comes from the coding sequence GTGACCCGGGAGATCGCGGTCGTCGCCTTCGCCCAGACCGACCACCGGCGCTCCACCGAGGAGTCCTCCGAGGTCGAGATGCTCATGCCGGTCCTGCACGGGGTGCTGGCGCAGAGCGGCCTCAGGACCGCCGACATCGGCTTCACCTGCTCCGGCTCCAGCGACTACCTCGCCGGCCGCGCCTTCTCCTTCACCCTCGCCCTGGACGGCGTGGGCGCCTGGCCGCCGATCTCCGAGTCGCACGTCGAGATGGACGGCGCCTGGGCGCTGTACGAGGCCTGGACCAAGCTGCTCACCGGCGACGCCGACACCGCGCTCGTCTACTCCTACGGCAAGTGCTCGCCCGGCTCGGTCCGGGACGTGCTCACCCGCCAGCTCGACCCCTACTACGTCGCCCCCCTGTGGCCCGACTCCGTAGCCCTCGCCGCCCTCCAGGCACAGGCCCTCATGGACGCCGGCCACACCGACGAACCGGCGCTCGCCGCGGTCGGCGCCCGCAGCCGGGCGGACGCGGAGGCCAACCCGCACGCCCAGCTCAAGGGCCCGGTCCCGCACGGTGACTACGTCGTACGGCCGCTGCGCACCGGCGACTGCCCGCCCGTGGGCGACGGCGCCGCCGCCGTGATCCTCGCGGCGGGGGAGCGGGCCCGTCGGCTGTGCGCACGGCCCGCCTGGATCCGCGGCATCGACCACCGCATCGAGGCACACGGCCTCGGCGTCCGCGACCTCACCGACTCACCCTCCACCAGGCTGGCCGCCGAGAAGGCCGGTGCCTTCGAACGGCCCGTCGACACAGCCGAGTTGCATGCGCCGTTCACCGCCCAGGAGGTGATCCTGCGCAGGGCGCTCCGTCTCGGCGACGACGTACGCGTCAACCCCTCCGGCGGGGCGCTGGCCGCCAACCCGGTGATGGCCGCCGGACTGATCCGCATCGGCGAGGCCGCCGCCCGCATCCACCGCGGCGAGTCCGACCGCGCCCTCGCCCACGCCACCTCCGGCCCCTGCCTGCAGCAGAACCTGGTCGCCGTACTCGAAGGGGATCCACGATGA
- a CDS encoding thiolase domain-containing protein: MSKEPVAVVGIGQTKHVAARRDVSIAGLVREAAQRALEDAELTWSDIDAVVIGKAPDFFEGVMMPELYLADALGAVGKPMLRVHTAGSVGGSTALVAANLVAARVHGTVLTLAFEKQSESNAMWGLSLPIPFQQPLLAGAGGFFAPHVRAYMRRSGAPDTIGSLVAYKDRRNALKNPYAHLHEHDITLEKVQASPMLWDPIRYSETCPSSDGACAMVLTDRAGAARAPRPPAWMLGGAMRSEPTLFAGKDFVSPQAGKDCAADVYRQAGIADPRRDIDAVEMYVPFSWYEPMWLENLGFAAEGEGWKLTESGVTELDGDLPVNMSGGVLSANPIGASGMIRFAEAALQVRGQAGEHQVDDARKVLGHAYGGGSQFFSMWLVGARPPQC; the protein is encoded by the coding sequence ATGAGCAAGGAGCCCGTGGCCGTCGTAGGGATCGGCCAGACCAAGCACGTGGCCGCCCGCCGGGACGTCTCGATCGCCGGACTCGTCCGCGAGGCCGCACAACGGGCCCTGGAGGACGCCGAGTTGACCTGGTCCGACATCGACGCCGTCGTCATCGGCAAGGCGCCCGACTTCTTCGAGGGCGTGATGATGCCCGAGCTGTACCTGGCCGACGCCCTCGGCGCGGTCGGCAAGCCCATGCTGCGGGTGCACACCGCCGGCTCCGTCGGCGGCTCCACCGCGCTCGTCGCCGCGAACCTGGTCGCCGCCCGCGTCCACGGCACCGTCCTCACCCTCGCCTTCGAAAAGCAGTCCGAGTCCAACGCGATGTGGGGCCTGTCCCTGCCGATCCCCTTCCAGCAGCCCCTGCTCGCCGGCGCCGGCGGCTTCTTCGCCCCCCACGTGCGCGCCTACATGCGGCGCAGCGGAGCCCCCGACACCATCGGCTCCCTCGTCGCCTACAAGGACCGGCGCAACGCCCTGAAGAACCCCTACGCCCACCTCCACGAACACGACATCACCCTGGAGAAGGTCCAGGCCTCGCCCATGTTATGGGACCCCATCCGCTACTCCGAGACCTGCCCCTCCTCCGACGGCGCCTGCGCCATGGTCCTCACCGACCGCGCCGGAGCCGCCCGCGCGCCCCGGCCGCCCGCCTGGATGCTCGGCGGCGCCATGCGCAGCGAACCCACCCTGTTCGCGGGCAAGGACTTCGTCTCCCCGCAGGCCGGCAAGGACTGCGCCGCCGACGTCTACCGGCAGGCCGGCATCGCCGACCCGCGCCGGGACATCGACGCCGTCGAGATGTACGTACCGTTCTCCTGGTACGAGCCCATGTGGCTGGAGAACCTGGGCTTCGCCGCCGAGGGCGAGGGCTGGAAGCTCACCGAGTCCGGGGTGACCGAACTCGATGGCGACCTGCCCGTCAACATGTCGGGCGGTGTGCTGTCCGCCAACCCCATCGGCGCCTCCGGCATGATCCGCTTCGCCGAGGCCGCCCTCCAGGTGCGCGGCCAGGCCGGAGAACACCAGGTGGACGACGCCCGCAAGGTGCTCGGGCACGCCTACGGCGGCGGCTCGCAGTTCTTCTCCATGTGGCTCGTCGGAGCGCGGCCGCCACAGTGCTGA
- a CDS encoding DUF397 domain-containing protein, whose amino-acid sequence MAESTTQQQPLVGWDKPELDLSEAEWQSSSRGLGDVQIAFVEGFIAMRNSGRPESPSLIFTPAEWGAFVSGAREGEFDLT is encoded by the coding sequence GTGGCCGAGAGCACGACCCAGCAGCAGCCGCTCGTGGGCTGGGACAAGCCGGAGCTGGACCTCAGCGAGGCCGAGTGGCAGTCCAGCAGCCGAGGCCTGGGCGATGTCCAGATCGCCTTCGTCGAAGGCTTCATCGCGATGCGCAACAGCGGCCGTCCGGAGAGCCCATCCCTGATCTTCACGCCCGCGGAATGGGGCGCCTTCGTCTCCGGAGCCCGGGAAGGGGAGTTCGACCTCACCTGA